The following proteins come from a genomic window of Lachnoclostridium phytofermentans ISDg:
- a CDS encoding GntR family transcriptional regulator, whose protein sequence is MLLALDFSSDVPIYLQIRNQIVLGISQGKLLPGEKLPTIRCLANEIGVNTMTVNKAYQVLKQEGYITADRRSGAMVKVRESDTLGWKEKQIEDLRLVISEIKLCGIEKEELLKKCDLFYEEVSRHDR, encoded by the coding sequence ATGTTACTTGCTCTTGATTTTTCAAGTGATGTACCAATTTATCTACAGATACGAAATCAAATTGTGCTGGGAATTTCTCAGGGTAAATTATTGCCTGGAGAAAAGCTTCCCACAATTCGTTGCTTAGCCAACGAAATCGGCGTGAATACGATGACAGTAAATAAGGCATACCAAGTTCTAAAACAAGAGGGCTATATTACAGCAGATCGTCGTAGCGGCGCTATGGTTAAGGTAAGAGAGAGCGATACGTTAGGGTGGAAAGAGAAACAGATTGAAGATTTACGGTTGGTAATTTCTGAAATTAAGTTATGTGGGATAGAAAAGGAAGAATTACTTAAAAAATGTGACTTATTCTATGAGGAGGTATCTCGTCATGATCGTTAA
- a CDS encoding PH domain-containing protein, giving the protein MSFMLSTMIYSVVIVFISIYSELKVRKLQRKYSMDQPMDVVVDDDSNWIFGMLYYNPRDKHTLIAKRVGMGTTCNLATKAGKVLAGFVIIALLSIPLSCVWIFFEEFTPISLQVENHELIATHLKEEYKIPLDEIIEIEYLTSLPRTSKNVGTGLDNLYKGDFSVKGYGSCEVFLNPETEAFLVLHTKEETYIFSDETTEKTIEVYKKLKEVVQ; this is encoded by the coding sequence ATGAGTTTTATGCTATCCACTATGATTTATTCCGTTGTTATAGTATTTATCAGTATATATAGTGAATTAAAAGTACGAAAGTTACAAAGAAAGTACAGTATGGATCAGCCCATGGATGTCGTGGTGGATGATGATAGTAACTGGATTTTTGGTATGCTTTATTATAATCCAAGAGATAAACATACGCTTATAGCAAAACGAGTTGGTATGGGTACGACATGTAATCTTGCTACAAAAGCAGGTAAAGTTTTAGCAGGTTTCGTTATCATTGCCTTGTTATCAATTCCTTTATCTTGTGTATGGATATTCTTCGAAGAATTTACACCCATATCATTACAGGTGGAAAATCATGAATTAATAGCCACTCATCTAAAAGAAGAGTATAAGATACCTCTGGATGAGATCATTGAGATAGAGTATTTGACATCCTTGCCTAGGACATCAAAAAACGTTGGTACTGGTTTGGATAATCTTTATAAGGGTGATTTTTCAGTCAAAGGTTATGGAAGCTGTGAGGTTTTCTTAAATCCGGAGACGGAGGCATTTCTTGTTCTTCATACGAAAGAAGAGACTTACATCTTCAGTGATGAGACTACGGAGAAAACCATAGAGGTATATAAGAAATTAAAGGAAGTAGTTCAGTAA